The following are from one region of the [Synechococcus] sp. NIES-970 genome:
- the ligT gene encoding 2',5' RNA ligase: protein MEQQLFFVALILPPDLGAIANGWQYYCVDHFQTKKALNSPPHITLQPPFKLPAQDFGQLQNLLQTFAQSRPVIPIQLIGFNCFPPRVIYLDVECSQKLLNCQSQLKNTFAEKLQICDQRYGDRPFRPHVTLAFKDLSRDNFARAWAFFQGRSLDHNFVAQGVSLLQHNGRHWQMSAYFPFRGQS, encoded by the coding sequence ATGGAACAGCAATTATTCTTTGTGGCATTGATCTTGCCACCAGACCTGGGGGCGATCGCCAACGGCTGGCAATATTACTGCGTGGATCATTTTCAGACGAAAAAAGCGCTCAATTCACCGCCCCACATCACCCTCCAGCCCCCTTTTAAACTGCCTGCTCAGGATTTTGGGCAACTGCAAAATCTCTTGCAAACCTTTGCCCAGAGCCGCCCAGTGATTCCAATTCAGCTCATAGGGTTTAATTGTTTCCCGCCCCGGGTCATTTATCTGGATGTCGAATGCAGCCAAAAACTCCTAAACTGCCAGAGTCAACTTAAAAATACTTTCGCAGAAAAATTACAAATCTGTGATCAACGCTATGGCGATCGCCCCTTTAGGCCCCATGTTACCCTCGCTTTTAAGGATCTGAGTCGAGATAATTTTGCCCGGGCTTGGGCTTTTTTTCAAGGGCGTTCCCTGGATCATAATTTTGTTGCCCAGGGTGTAAGCTTGCTGCAACATAATGGTCGCCACTGGCAAATGAGCGCTTATTTTCCTTTTCGAGGTCAGAGCTAG
- a CDS encoding hypothetical protein (conserved hypothetical protein), producing the protein MSLLNLQFRTIAARLQILENSNPDLAFPKVRRLVTTYLRRELIKAIAQRQDPEDPHTLWEILKIDAVLCLENRQGDKIRVGICLVSNEYQAYKTLKTANQAAYFQVRRQLAIQCYWVLCLDPKKFPNQGRWTDLLYWEIDRQGEADHSRLIFL; encoded by the coding sequence ATGTCTCTACTTAACCTGCAGTTCCGTACCATTGCTGCTCGTCTTCAGATTTTAGAAAACTCAAATCCAGACCTCGCCTTCCCTAAGGTTCGTCGTTTAGTGACAACCTATCTCCGACGGGAATTGATAAAGGCGATCGCCCAACGTCAGGACCCGGAAGATCCCCATACCCTCTGGGAGATTCTCAAAATTGATGCGGTGCTCTGCCTCGAAAACCGCCAGGGCGACAAAATCCGGGTTGGCATTTGTCTCGTATCGAACGAATATCAAGCTTACAAAACCCTCAAAACTGCCAACCAAGCCGCCTACTTCCAAGTGCGACGACAGCTCGCCATTCAATGCTACTGGGTGCTGTGTCTCGACCCTAAAAAATTCCCCAATCAGGGACGGTGGACTGATCTTCTCTACTGGGAAATTGACCGCCAGGGCGAGGCTGACCACAGCCGTCTAATTTTCCTGTAG
- a CDS encoding hypothetical protein (conserved hypothetical protein, with zinc-binding domain) → MYQQPPEICFRLPPWLATYGDRYQSTPGDRAKMQFILGAAQENIIQGSGSPFAAGIFVLETGELIALGVNLVTSENLSLLHAEMVAMAIAQRKFQQFSFKTSTLPALELVTSTEPCAMCLGGIHWAGLKRVVTGARGSDAEAIGFDEGPKPKDWQGALQRRGITVITDVERAAAQQVLTFYQKQQGQIYNA, encoded by the coding sequence ATGTATCAGCAGCCCCCAGAAATTTGTTTTCGCCTGCCCCCTTGGTTAGCCACCTATGGCGATCGCTACCAGAGCACACCAGGCGATCGCGCCAAAATGCAGTTTATTCTGGGGGCAGCGCAGGAAAATATCATTCAAGGTAGTGGCAGCCCCTTTGCCGCTGGGATCTTCGTACTCGAAACAGGTGAACTGATTGCCCTGGGGGTAAATCTGGTCACTAGCGAAAATCTCTCCCTACTCCATGCGGAGATGGTGGCCATGGCGATCGCCCAACGGAAATTTCAACAATTTAGTTTCAAAACTTCTACTCTGCCGGCCCTAGAGCTGGTCACCAGTACCGAACCCTGTGCCATGTGTCTGGGGGGCATCCATTGGGCGGGTCTCAAACGGGTAGTCACCGGGGCGCGGGGATCTGATGCGGAGGCGATCGGCTTTGATGAGGGGCCAAAGCCCAAGGATTGGCAGGGGGCATTACAACGGCGGGGCATTACTGTGATCACCGATGTTGAACGGGCCGCCGCCCAGCAAGTGCTGACTTTTTATCAAAAGCAACAAGGCCAAATTTATAATGCCTAG
- a CDS encoding hypothetical protein (conserved hypothetical protein) — protein MKLTRNFEETVNARIRRDPEFAAALLNEAIDLFFSGEPETSRLILRDLVNATIGFEELAIATAKPNKSLQRMLSAKGNPTMDNLTAIFNVLRQTLHVNIKVKTITCT, from the coding sequence ATGAAACTAACACGGAATTTTGAAGAAACAGTCAACGCGCGAATTCGACGAGATCCGGAGTTTGCCGCAGCTCTTTTAAATGAAGCAATTGATCTTTTTTTCAGTGGTGAGCCAGAAACTTCAAGATTAATTTTAAGGGATTTAGTTAATGCGACAATTGGTTTTGAGGAACTGGCGATCGCCACTGCTAAGCCAAATAAAAGTCTACAAAGAATGCTGTCTGCGAAGGGTAATCCAACGATGGATAATCTAACTGCTATTTTTAACGTCCTTCGTCAAACGCTACATGTGAATATTAAGGTCAAAACAATTACTTGTACCTAA
- a CDS encoding HNH endonuclease: MKHSSRYPQDWQAIALEVKEEADWRCEFCGLACIPPDVKIKGINRNLRAVLTLSVHHKNYIPEDNRRENLIALCSACHLRQHQRRHGSLPLGQMSLFGELS; this comes from the coding sequence ATGAAGCATTCCTCTCGATATCCTCAGGATTGGCAGGCGATCGCCTTAGAAGTGAAAGAAGAAGCGGACTGGCGCTGTGAATTTTGTGGTCTAGCTTGCATTCCCCCCGATGTCAAAATCAAAGGCATCAATCGCAATCTGCGGGCTGTGCTGACCCTGAGCGTCCACCACAAAAATTACATCCCCGAAGACAACCGCCGCGAAAACCTCATCGCCCTTTGTTCTGCCTGCCACCTGCGCCAGCACCAGCGCCGCCACGGATCTTTGCCCCTGGGTCAAATGAGTCTTTTTGGGGAATTGTCTTAA
- a CDS encoding plasmid partitioning protein — protein sequence MARKKPILDLDRLNQRAAETFTAEKNYEKEVNQNLKLLLFEDILDRPGGDARPLKDAHVQALAESILVLGLITPLTVDRHGHLLAGGHRRAALHQIKLAYPEQYAALFPEGIPVRVVDIDAATDAVDALQIEIEENTQRKNFTTTEIKEAAQKLEQAGYKRLRGRPKAGEKSLKRELAKVFRLSEDRIQRILNETTQKGRCAPTFSPEMAIATVEKWSQTLASSEDKALVPIKIQLQSLLATLRELQSQHR from the coding sequence ATGGCACGCAAAAAACCAATCCTAGACCTCGATCGCCTCAATCAACGGGCCGCTGAAACTTTTACCGCCGAAAAAAATTATGAAAAAGAGGTCAATCAAAATTTAAAACTGCTGCTATTTGAGGATATTTTAGACCGGCCCGGTGGGGATGCCCGCCCCCTCAAGGATGCCCATGTGCAAGCCCTGGCAGAATCGATTTTAGTGCTGGGTCTCATCACACCCCTCACGGTCGATCGCCACGGACACCTGTTAGCAGGGGGTCATCGGCGGGCAGCCCTCCACCAAATCAAACTGGCCTACCCAGAGCAATATGCAGCCTTATTTCCTGAGGGTATCCCGGTGCGGGTGGTGGATATCGATGCCGCTACCGATGCGGTGGATGCCCTGCAAATCGAAATCGAAGAAAATACCCAGCGGAAAAATTTTACAACCACAGAAATCAAAGAAGCAGCCCAAAAGTTAGAGCAAGCAGGTTATAAGCGATTGCGGGGGCGGCCAAAGGCAGGGGAAAAATCCCTTAAACGGGAACTGGCCAAGGTTTTTCGCCTCTCTGAAGACCGAATTCAGCGTATTTTAAATGAGACTACTCAAAAAGGTAGGTGTGCACCTACCTTTTCACCAGAAATGGCGATCGCCACAGTCGAAAAATGGTCGCAAACCTTGGCCAGCTCAGAAGATAAAGCTTTAGTCCCCATAAAAATTCAACTCCAAAGTCTTCTGGCTACCCTGCGCGAACTCCAGTCTCAACATCGCTGA
- the ldhA gene encoding fermentative lactate dehydrogenase: MKIAFFSTKPYDQLSFTTVNQQFHHELVFLEPRLTLETVSLAAGFPVICAFINDDLSQGVLEKLAENGTRIIALRCAGFNNVNLEAAHKLGLVVVRVPAYSPYAVAEHAVGLILMLNRKLYRAYNRVRDDNFSLVGLLGFDLHGKTVGIVGTGKIGECFAKIMKGFGCRLLAYDPYENPACVELGVEYTDWRSLLAQADIISLHCPLMPETYHLINEESLAQIKPGAMLINTSRGGLIDTRAAIEAIKSGQLGYFGTDVYEEEENLFFEDLSDTVIQDDTFQLLQSFPNVVITAHQAFFTQEALSNIAETTLQNIALVEAGKSCPNQLHS; this comes from the coding sequence ATGAAAATCGCCTTCTTCAGCACCAAACCCTACGATCAACTTTCCTTTACCACCGTAAATCAACAGTTTCACCATGAGTTAGTTTTCCTAGAACCGCGTCTCACCCTGGAAACAGTTAGCCTTGCTGCTGGTTTTCCGGTGATTTGCGCTTTTATTAATGACGACCTCAGCCAAGGTGTTCTGGAAAAGCTGGCCGAAAATGGTACGCGGATCATTGCCCTCCGCTGTGCTGGGTTTAATAATGTCAACCTCGAAGCGGCCCACAAATTGGGGTTAGTGGTGGTGCGCGTCCCCGCCTATTCTCCCTATGCGGTAGCAGAACATGCGGTGGGGTTGATTTTGATGCTTAATCGTAAGCTATACCGGGCCTATAACCGCGTCCGGGATGATAATTTCTCTTTGGTGGGCTTGCTGGGTTTTGATCTCCATGGCAAGACCGTCGGCATTGTTGGCACTGGCAAAATTGGGGAATGTTTCGCCAAAATTATGAAGGGGTTTGGCTGTCGTCTGCTGGCCTATGACCCCTATGAAAATCCGGCTTGCGTCGAGCTGGGGGTGGAATATACTGATTGGCGATCGCTCCTGGCCCAGGCGGATATTATTTCGCTCCATTGTCCTCTGATGCCGGAAACCTATCACCTTATTAACGAAGAATCTCTGGCTCAGATTAAACCTGGGGCGATGCTGATCAACACCAGTCGCGGCGGCTTGATTGATACGAGGGCGGCGATCGAGGCGATCAAGAGTGGTCAGTTGGGCTACTTTGGCACAGATGTCTACGAAGAGGAAGAAAATTTGTTTTTTGAGGATCTCTCGGATACGGTGATCCAGGATGATACGTTCCAGCTTTTGCAGTCTTTCCCCAATGTGGTGATCACAGCCCACCAAGCTTTCTTCACCCAAGAAGCCCTTAGCAATATTGCGGAGACGACACTACAAAATATTGCTCTGGTTGAAGCAGGAAAATCTTGTCCTAATCAACTGCATTCTTAG
- a CDS encoding integral membrane protein, DedA family, translating to MNLFFTGMVWAEFSHGITAIIGLLSGASSNFSPQTWLLEALQWINNLGILGVIAFMGLYILATVAFLPGSILTLGAGVVFGVVFGAIYVFIGATLGAIAAFLVGRYLARPWVTKKIAMNPKFQAIDQAVGREGFKIVLLTRLSPVFPFNLLNYAYGITGVSLKDYALASVGMIPGTIMYVYIGSLAGNLATLGTESSNVNPIAQWSIRLLGFAATVAVTVYITKIARRALQETVTELP from the coding sequence ATGAATTTATTTTTTACAGGAATGGTTTGGGCTGAATTTTCCCACGGAATCACCGCCATAATCGGTTTACTATCTGGCGCGAGTAGTAATTTTTCTCCCCAAACTTGGTTACTAGAAGCCCTCCAATGGATTAATAACCTTGGCATTTTGGGGGTGATCGCCTTTATGGGGTTATATATTTTAGCGACGGTAGCGTTTCTACCTGGATCCATTCTCACCCTGGGGGCCGGGGTGGTGTTTGGGGTGGTGTTCGGCGCAATATACGTGTTTATTGGGGCAACCCTAGGGGCGATCGCTGCTTTTCTGGTGGGTCGTTACTTGGCGCGGCCTTGGGTCACGAAAAAAATTGCCATGAACCCTAAATTTCAAGCGATTGATCAGGCCGTCGGTCGAGAGGGTTTTAAAATTGTTCTCCTTACGCGCCTTTCCCCAGTCTTTCCGTTCAACTTGTTGAACTATGCCTATGGGATCACAGGGGTTTCCCTCAAGGATTATGCCCTCGCTTCTGTGGGGATGATTCCTGGCACGATTATGTATGTTTACATTGGCTCCTTAGCTGGAAATTTGGCCACCCTCGGCACAGAAAGCAGTAATGTCAACCCGATCGCCCAATGGTCTATTCGCCTGTTGGGGTTTGCGGCCACCGTCGCCGTCACGGTTTACATCACAAAAATTGCCAGACGTGCCCTCCAGGAAACGGTGACGGAATTACCTTAA
- a CDS encoding hypothetical protein (conserved hypothetical protein), whose product MRVQEYIRANGLNPYQEWFDSLDPIAAAKVTVAKSRLELGNTSSVKWFDGIGEYRINWGPGYRIYLAQDGKELIILFGGGTKKKQQSDINRAKELYREYKERKKKIQEKP is encoded by the coding sequence ATGAGAGTACAAGAATATATCAGGGCAAACGGTTTAAATCCCTATCAAGAATGGTTTGATAGTTTAGATCCTATTGCTGCGGCGAAGGTCACAGTTGCTAAATCTCGTTTAGAGTTAGGAAATACCTCCAGTGTTAAATGGTTTGATGGAATTGGTGAATATCGAATTAATTGGGGGCCAGGATATCGAATTTATCTAGCCCAAGATGGTAAAGAACTTATCATCCTTTTTGGGGGCGGTACGAAAAAAAAACAGCAGTCAGATATTAACCGAGCTAAAGAGCTATATCGAGAATATAAAGAACGAAAGAAAAAAATCCAAGAAAAACCATGA
- a CDS encoding hypothetical protein (conserved hypothetical protein) yields the protein MQEPTNSDLQSLSFQGAIAFTQTWLGQVEAQKISDAEILTQMQAILSHQNGVRGFFVVYLTGDSPLADQVPEIFLEGFTKAAAQVSEILVKNVAMSTAMAIAHGRNGDAENQRGSEQVQRRSLNLLKQLEQRDVIFKDERLRLLQTLKTGSGNYQDFLDRWQYDPEQLKAICMLVAIN from the coding sequence ATGCAAGAGCCTACTAACTCTGATCTTCAATCGCTTTCGTTTCAAGGGGCGATCGCCTTTACCCAAACTTGGTTAGGGCAAGTCGAAGCACAAAAAATATCGGATGCAGAAATTCTGACGCAAATGCAGGCGATCCTGAGTCATCAGAACGGGGTGCGGGGCTTTTTTGTGGTTTATCTGACGGGCGATAGTCCCCTCGCGGATCAAGTGCCAGAAATTTTCCTCGAAGGTTTCACCAAGGCGGCGGCCCAGGTTAGTGAGATTTTAGTAAAAAATGTGGCGATGTCTACGGCGATGGCGATCGCCCACGGCCGCAATGGGGACGCTGAAAATCAACGGGGTTCGGAACAGGTACAAAGGCGATCGCTTAATTTGCTTAAGCAGCTTGAACAGCGTGATGTCATTTTTAAAGATGAACGGTTGCGCCTGCTGCAAACCCTCAAAACTGGGTCAGGAAATTACCAAGATTTTTTAGATCGTTGGCAATATGACCCAGAACAACTTAAAGCTATTTGTATGTTAGTTGCAATAAATTAG
- a CDS encoding hypothetical protein (conserved hypothetical protein) has translation MLESILLILLLGFFVGQIAQRLKIPALVGMVLVGIILGPQVGNVIDGSVLTAAPELRTIAVMVILMKAGLGLDREKLAQQGTVALRLGFLPATCEAIAIMLVAMGLFQFDLATGLLLGCVLGAESPAVIVPAMLRLKSLGWGVQKGIPDAILTGSALSDVLLLLVFSLLLTFLGQSGAAGLTLPSGLNLSLLQLLPLQIVSQIFLGVICGWLTARLLVSLLAKQNWTQSAVQDGLIAAGLALLLVIMAERLPIFSGYLAVMAAGFFLVELDAPLARQLRRSFDALWAIAQIVLFVLLGASIQLNVLGNTFGQGLLVLGIGTLVGRSLGWYLSTLGSNWTWRERLFLLPGNSAKATVQAAIGAIPLTQGIAGGEIILALSALSILVTAPLGAWAIPTFAPKLLQKGEVDPTKVAIAQKIVLLAAIDNSPLARPILLKTAELARRSNGEVVVLHVIRTDDPESLQHLKQQTRCYLADIRYQFITATGPVPEAIIHTAQAYRANEIVMGKRRYQALDEILIGSVSQGVLENSSLPIILIEGGKN, from the coding sequence ATGTTAGAAAGTATTCTTTTAATTTTGCTGCTCGGTTTTTTTGTTGGGCAGATCGCCCAGCGCCTAAAAATTCCCGCCCTTGTGGGCATGGTCTTGGTGGGGATCATCCTCGGCCCCCAGGTGGGGAATGTGATTGATGGCAGCGTTCTAACAGCTGCCCCAGAACTAAGGACGATCGCCGTGATGGTGATCTTGATGAAAGCCGGACTGGGCCTCGACCGTGAAAAACTGGCCCAACAGGGAACTGTGGCCCTGCGCCTGGGTTTTTTGCCAGCCACCTGTGAGGCGATCGCCATTATGCTCGTTGCCATGGGCCTATTTCAATTCGACCTGGCCACGGGTCTGTTGCTCGGTTGCGTCCTGGGGGCCGAATCACCAGCGGTAATTGTGCCAGCAATGCTCCGTCTCAAAAGTTTAGGCTGGGGGGTGCAAAAAGGGATTCCCGATGCGATTTTGACGGGGAGCGCCCTTTCCGATGTGCTGTTGTTGCTGGTTTTTAGTCTGCTGCTTACTTTCTTGGGTCAAAGCGGGGCAGCAGGTCTAACCCTACCCAGTGGTTTAAATCTCAGCCTATTACAATTGCTGCCGTTGCAAATTGTGAGCCAAATTTTCCTGGGGGTTATCTGCGGTTGGCTCACGGCGCGGCTCTTGGTTTCCCTCCTCGCAAAACAAAATTGGACTCAAAGTGCGGTACAGGATGGCTTAATTGCCGCTGGGTTGGCGCTGCTATTGGTGATCATGGCGGAGCGTTTGCCGATCTTTTCCGGTTACTTGGCGGTGATGGCGGCAGGATTTTTTCTGGTCGAACTAGATGCCCCCTTAGCCCGGCAACTCCGGCGGAGCTTTGATGCCCTTTGGGCGATCGCCCAGATTGTGCTGTTTGTGCTGTTGGGGGCGAGTATTCAGCTTAATGTTTTGGGCAATACTTTTGGGCAGGGCTTACTTGTTTTGGGAATAGGGACTTTAGTAGGGCGATCGCTCGGTTGGTACTTGTCTACCCTCGGCAGTAACTGGACATGGCGAGAGCGTTTATTTTTGCTCCCCGGTAACTCCGCTAAGGCCACGGTACAGGCGGCGATCGGTGCTATTCCTCTGACTCAGGGTATTGCTGGTGGTGAAATTATCCTGGCCCTTTCGGCCCTATCGATTTTGGTGACGGCTCCCCTCGGCGCTTGGGCGATTCCCACCTTTGCCCCGAAACTATTGCAAAAGGGCGAAGTGGACCCCACAAAGGTTGCCATTGCCCAAAAAATTGTCCTACTAGCTGCCATTGATAACTCTCCCCTTGCCCGGCCAATCCTCCTAAAAACCGCAGAACTGGCCCGCAGAAGTAACGGGGAAGTGGTCGTTCTTCATGTGATCCGCACCGATGATCCCGAAAGTCTACAACACCTCAAACAACAAACTCGCTGCTACCTTGCGGATATTCGCTATCAATTTATTACGGCCACTGGCCCGGTTCCCGAAGCGATTATTCACACCGCCCAAGCGTACAGAGCCAATGAAATCGTTATGGGTAAACGTCGTTACCAAGCCCTCGATGAAATTTTGATTGGTTCGGTATCCCAGGGGGTTTTAGAAAATAGCTCACTGCCCATTATTCTCATCGAGGGAGGAAAAAATTGA
- a CDS encoding serine/threonine protein kinase produces MKKELLEGRYRILRGLGQGGFGDTFLAEDLHMPSKRRCVIKRLKPIVNDPVTYQLVQDRFEREAVLLEKLGENHPQIPCLYAYLDEAGKFYLIQEWVEGETLADIVLHQGPWSSKAVKELLLGILPVLKFIHDQGIVHRDIKPENIILRRSDRQPVLIDFGAVKETMNATNSRVAQSKSIVIGTPGFMAPEQGIGRPVLATDLYSLGLTAIFLLTGKLPQELPSDPQTRKILWRPWFQEENTVDEHLTAVLEKAIQPQLQERFQDVSAMVAALQTPMVAPMLPPVVVPLIPQPQTSHQATITVGKNQRIPVATGMADWQKAVLTGSVVGVFLLGGVVLGMQMLNRSGNLSFVSPQSESTESPISVSRKQSNTPIEVSLSFQESCGDLSSNANTWYRVIGDRAALDRIKSNYCGDAFLRKDGVIQIASFTSRDSAQGFVNQLAQATGLSFRIQEAQRASPSPKTPALSENQAADLVVNWLDCKQELFEYPYNRSCGTQILTGKAFSDNIRRNDGQQSSMEWLKSNGSHYAFANQVVEEVRNLNVVDSQQAIADVVVTEQRTLYTANGNIDRNASGYDQRLVRYNLQRADGTWKIADYNTLEVLWRR; encoded by the coding sequence ATGAAAAAAGAACTTCTTGAAGGTCGCTACCGGATTTTGCGAGGCTTGGGACAGGGGGGGTTTGGTGATACATTTCTGGCAGAAGATCTGCATATGCCTTCGAAACGTCGCTGTGTGATTAAGCGACTCAAGCCCATCGTGAATGACCCTGTCACTTATCAGTTGGTGCAAGATCGCTTTGAAAGAGAAGCAGTTTTGTTAGAAAAATTAGGTGAAAATCATCCCCAGATTCCTTGTCTCTATGCCTATCTAGATGAAGCAGGAAAATTTTATTTAATTCAAGAGTGGGTTGAAGGAGAAACGCTTGCCGATATAGTTCTGCACCAAGGCCCTTGGTCTAGCAAGGCAGTGAAAGAATTACTCTTAGGAATTTTACCTGTACTGAAATTTATTCATGATCAGGGCATCGTTCATCGGGATATTAAGCCGGAAAATATTATTCTGCGTCGAAGCGATCGCCAACCGGTCTTAATTGATTTTGGGGCGGTGAAAGAAACGATGAATGCTACCAATAGTCGTGTTGCCCAGAGTAAATCGATTGTGATTGGTACGCCAGGCTTTATGGCGCCGGAGCAAGGTATTGGTCGTCCGGTATTGGCTACCGATTTGTATAGTCTTGGATTGACGGCGATTTTTTTATTGACTGGGAAATTGCCCCAAGAACTACCAAGTGATCCCCAGACGCGTAAGATTCTCTGGCGACCATGGTTTCAGGAAGAGAACACAGTTGATGAACATCTCACTGCAGTGCTGGAAAAAGCGATTCAACCTCAGCTTCAGGAGCGGTTTCAAGATGTTTCGGCCATGGTTGCCGCTCTACAAACACCCATGGTTGCACCAATGCTGCCCCCAGTAGTGGTTCCGTTAATACCTCAGCCCCAGACCTCTCACCAGGCAACAATTACGGTCGGAAAGAATCAAAGAATACCCGTAGCCACAGGGATGGCCGATTGGCAAAAAGCGGTACTCACGGGGAGTGTTGTTGGTGTTTTTCTCCTGGGGGGCGTTGTTTTGGGAATGCAAATGCTCAACCGTTCAGGTAATCTTAGCTTTGTTTCTCCCCAAAGTGAGTCTACTGAAAGCCCAATTAGTGTTTCCCGGAAACAGTCCAATACGCCCATTGAAGTCTCTTTGAGCTTTCAAGAAAGTTGTGGCGATCTTTCGAGTAACGCGAATACTTGGTACCGGGTGATTGGCGATCGGGCTGCCCTAGACCGGATTAAAAGTAATTATTGTGGAGACGCTTTTCTGCGTAAAGATGGCGTGATCCAAATTGCAAGTTTCACTTCTAGGGACAGTGCCCAAGGTTTTGTGAATCAATTAGCTCAGGCAACGGGTTTGAGTTTTCGGATTCAGGAGGCCCAGAGAGCGTCACCGTCACCAAAAACTCCAGCGCTCTCTGAAAATCAAGCAGCAGATTTAGTGGTGAATTGGCTCGACTGTAAACAGGAGTTGTTTGAATATCCCTATAACCGTAGTTGTGGCACGCAAATTTTAACGGGAAAAGCGTTTAGTGACAATATTCGCCGTAATGATGGGCAACAGAGTTCAATGGAGTGGCTGAAAAGTAACGGGTCTCACTATGCTTTTGCGAATCAGGTGGTTGAGGAAGTGCGTAATCTGAATGTGGTGGATAGTCAGCAGGCGATCGCCGATGTGGTAGTGACAGAACAACGGACTTTGTACACTGCTAACGGCAACATTGACCGCAATGCTAGTGGTTATGACCAGCGCTTAGTGCGTTATAACCTGCAGCGAGCCGATGGTACTTGGAAGATTGCAGATTACAACACTCTTGAAGTGCTGTGGCGTCGTTAG
- the parA_1 gene encoding ParA, plasmid partitioning protein — protein sequence MKKIAIVSRKGGVGKSTLTMNLAVVAGQAIIIDTDPQASCADWGDRRDYEPPEVQTVPAGRVQVSLKRCQTDWLFVDTQPSAEASLIEIAQIADLCVVVLRPGQLELDALGATLAAIRAAQAKAVFCINQAHPQANLSDLVVGLEQHYPVGPLIRSRADFPASVAEGRAVTEWNPEGKAAAEIQTYWSWLQEYLN from the coding sequence ATGAAAAAAATTGCCATTGTCAGCCGCAAAGGGGGCGTCGGCAAATCTACCCTCACGATGAATTTAGCGGTGGTTGCAGGTCAGGCGATAATCATCGACACCGATCCCCAGGCCAGTTGTGCCGATTGGGGCGATCGCCGCGACTATGAGCCTCCGGAAGTCCAGACTGTCCCCGCTGGCCGAGTACAAGTCTCTCTCAAACGCTGCCAAACTGACTGGCTTTTTGTCGACACCCAGCCCAGTGCCGAAGCCAGTCTCATTGAAATTGCCCAAATCGCCGACCTCTGTGTGGTGGTGCTGCGTCCGGGCCAGCTAGAGCTCGATGCTTTGGGGGCAACCCTCGCTGCGATTCGGGCGGCCCAAGCCAAGGCTGTATTTTGCATTAACCAAGCCCATCCCCAGGCAAACTTGAGCGATTTAGTCGTTGGCTTAGAACAGCACTACCCCGTTGGCCCCTTAATTCGCAGCCGCGCTGATTTTCCCGCTTCCGTTGCCGAAGGGCGAGCGGTCACAGAATGGAATCCCGAAGGAAAAGCCGCCGCCGAAATTCAAACTTACTGGTCATGGCTACAGGAGTATCTCAACTAA